Sequence from the Argopecten irradians isolate NY chromosome 12, Ai_NY, whole genome shotgun sequence genome:
TCCTATAATGTCGATGAAACAGTTTGATCCGTCTAAGCCACATTCCAATCTGAGTTACTTCAGTAATGATGGAGAggaacaaagggaagtaactcagaTAGATCAAAATTTCTTGTACTCCACAACACATGTGAAATGTCAGCCAATGATCCTTGTGTATCTGTCATACAATCACAATGTCTTTACTGGAGATTCTGGATAGGATGGCATCACAAAGAGAGGATATAGTCAACTCAGCATCAGTTATTTTGtaaatctggaaaaaaaaacatattacatataatatCTAGTTTTGTTACAGAATATTTATCTAATTTTGTTACATATGGTATtgatttttgatagttttgatcaatttcaaaataactgCTGGTCTATGCAATATATTAAATATGGCCATACGGGAACAATGACCTGTGTTTCAAGTCagtcttttttaaaatattgaagtaaaataagaagctcaaacttttcaatagtggtaatcgTGTAAAGttagttacttttgtaactgaagaaaaatatgaattcctctgctcctgtttttgatagcgaaaaattACCATTCACCAGCAGTgtagcaatctaattaaaataagacttgtaattctgctccagTACGATACTTTATACACTTACACTCCAAAACAAGATCTAACAAGGGCAGTTCAGGGTCACATAAGTATGACCCCAATGGTTAGCCAAACAGTGTGTCGCCTACGAAATCGTCAGTATGGTAAATTCTCTCTGAACTCTAAAAGGCTattagctatatatagtatgtcccgagatgttccgattctaggTCAGatgtcatgctgaggtgaccccgaacaaGAACTTGTTACATCTTTTATTTGAGCGTAATGTAGAGTATCCTAGTAGAGCGGAATTacatctttgattttaaataaattggttgtgtagcatctttaacattgAAAATTCAATAAGATCCAACACTAACAATAATGAATTGATGATGTTTTACCTTTTTGATCAATGCTATGTCTGACAAACCAGCCACTTCTGCCACATCAATGAGGTCCCCCTGTACACAGGGGAGGATAGACTTGAAGACAGACCCATCACTATCATCCGTGATGGCCACCATAACACTGCGGTCAGTGTCAGCTAGGCCAAATTTTCTAAAAGATTCCGATATCTGTGAAGTATATGATAAGTTTTGGTGAATAATTGTAGCATTTTAGCAAAACGGCATTTAATCTtgcatactgtatatataggcTTCacattactattttttttacatataatacaaatgtatctaaAACAAgcgatcccagagggatcttggcgcccaccaaagaatgatctatgtctgacaacagaaagagggatcttttccctgcttttcaaacttttactacatactatatatgaaacttgagaaagatcctttcagaacttcctgagatatgtagcagtaacaaacttcaattatcaaaatccaagatggctacctgtcaatcatcttgctgaccgataagTTCGAAAATGCACGAGACCCCttcaggaacctgcacatgaaatttgagaaagatcccttcagtactttctgagaaatagcggaaacaaactttaactatcaaaatccaagaggGCCGCcgttcggccatcttgttgaccgatctgtcccaaaatgcaatatgcacaacaagggtcctaggggaacctacatttgaaatttgagagttccttcagtactttctgagaaatagcggtaacaaacaatcgaaatccaagatggccgccagtcagccatcttgttgaccgtttggtcccaaaatgcaatatgcacaactagggccttaggggaacctacatgtgaaatttgagaaagatcccttctgcactttctgagaaatagcggtaacaaactttaactatcaaaatccaagatggccgactggcggccatcttgttgaccgattggtcccaaaatgcagtatgcacaactagggccctaggggaacctacatgtgaaatttgagaaagatcccttctgctctttctgagaaatagcggtaacaaactttaactatcaaaatccaagatggccgccagtcggccatcttgtagaccgattggtcccaaaatgcaatatgcacaactagggccctgggggaacctacatgtgagatttgagaaagatcccttcagtactttctgagaaatagcggtaacaaactttaactatcaaaatccaagatggccgactggcggccatcttgtagaccgattggtcccaaaatgcaatatgcacaactacggccctaggggaacctacatgtgagatttgagaaagatcccttcagtactttttgagaaatagcggtaacaagaattgttaacggacggacggaaggacggacggacggacgacggaccacggacgaaaggcgatttgaataacCAATCCATAATCTTGATCAACACTATCTAAATTGACAATGAATTACAGGTACAACGTGGTAAGCAATATGTGATAATAATTTGATCTGAAACAAATgcatgtaaaacaatatattaatttgATCCTTTCTACAGTCAGAGTGATATTACTCTTAAAGCAACAGTTTAGTCAGGGAGTACATTGAAATCTTGATTTAGCTAGAAAATAAACAAGTTCTAAAGAAAGTTGGTGCACTAACAAAATACAGAAATGTGAACATTAGAATTTgaaaaacaagcaaattcgtggaatttcaggatatattgtaggtaaacattattgaggttaggtttaatcttggccaagcccttaaggcatttgaccttgttaccaagtttgaagaaaattggttaatattttttaGAGTTATTGCAaagaaatggcagaaaatgacttttttttagaaataaatcaaaggaccataactctgctaaaaaAGGTCCGTCGCAAGTGGTGATCGAACTTTGCTGagcccttaagacatttaactttgttaccaagtttgaagaaaatcggttcatatttattagttattgtatggaagtggcagaaaataaATCGGAGGGCCATAattctgctaattaagatctgccaaaaaTGGCCATCGAtcttggctaagcccttaaggcatttaattttgttcgtaatttttaacaatattagttttaacatttgttttttttttataattattttatttttccaaagcatttttacaaatacaaaacaaaagattATCATCAATCGTCATCTGCCACAGCAGtttcattcatcatcatcatcataatctgCTGCACCAGcttcattcatcatcatcatcatcatcatcatcaccattcatcatcatcatcatcatcatcatcaccatcatcatcatcatcataatcatcatcatcaccattcatcatcatcatcatcatcatcatcatcatatcatcatcatcatcatcatcaacatcatctcatcatcatcaccatcgccattcatcatcatcatcatcatcaccattcatcgtcatcattatcatcgccattcatcatcatcatcatcatcgtcatcaccatcaccattcatcatcaccacacatcatcttcaccatcaccattcatcatcatcatcatcatcattcataaTAGTCATCGTCATTACCATTcttcatcataatcatcatcaccatcatttACGAACATGATCCTCACTCCCACATCCACACAGACACACATAttggcatttaactttgttattaatttttaacaatattagttttaacatttgttagttattacacagaaactgcagaaaaaagaagaagaCATTTATAGTagattaaagggccataactctgaaaaataacatccgctgaaagagttgtTCGAACCTGGCAAGGcacttgttaccaagtttgaagaaaattgattaatatttattacagttattgtacggaagtggcagaagctgacttttttttatttaagcatagggccataactccgctaaataaggtccaatGAAAATTGTGATCGAACTTGGCtgagtccttaaggcatttaaccttgttactatgTATGAAGAAAATagggttacatttgttacacttattgcacggaaatggcagaaaatgacattttagtaattcaaagggccataactccgctaaataaagCCAATCGACAGTCGGGATcaaacttggccgagcccttaggGCATTTAATCTTGTCAccaattttgaagaaaatcggtttacatttgttacaattattgcacgtaacgaagtgttacagacagacggacagacagacatacagacaaacccaaattaatatccctcgtttcggagaaagcggggattaaaaaaaccttaaacagaaattatttttgatatatacatgtacttacattttTTGTTGGTGATAAACTGAACAGGATTTCTGTGTGAACATTCTTTGTCATCATCTTGCTGACTTTATTTAAATGCATCGCTCTGTTTGCAGCCATAACCACCTGGATTGGGTCAACTATCTAAAATGATATCAATACAATGTACTCACTGATGACATATGTACAAGCATTGAGGAAAAATtgaatattcatttcatttaaggATCATGCCAAATACATGTAGTCAGCTATATTTGATAGTTACTTTCCACtacaaatattatttcatattacaaGGCTATTTATCACATCTCATTTACTGATTTCCACTCTTCAATGAATAaagtcactgtacatgtatatcaatgtacatgtatatcgtacGCAAACTACACTAAATTTCTCCATGTAAAAATTTTATATGGGTCTTCAGTAAACAATATGAAGATACACGCAGGAAAACAGTATTACCATATATGGTCAAGTGCCCTAAATTCATCAGGGACCTATTTTCGTCATGTTTACAAATTGGAAATATCTCATTAACTATCGCGTGATTTCATAAAGAGTGTCGTCTGCCAAAGCAAATTTGATCAAGGAAGATTGGTCTTGCTTAAAAGCGAGTATGTATTGTAaccaagtgattttataaatatgatgtAGCAATATACCCCAAATGAAGGTATTTTCTTAAgtccattttaaatgaaacttcaAAACAATACCGTCAGTGTTTGACTGTCTGTGTGCACTGATCAGCAGTATGTCAACAAAGTAACGGAAGTCATCTGTCTGATCATGTGATTCATAGAACAGATTTTgggttattaca
This genomic interval carries:
- the LOC138336176 gene encoding EKC/KEOPS complex subunit TPRKB-like — its product is MSAKVIRNELYPDSTVTLALFRNVDNAKELRQCVMTGKFEAALLKTSMIVDPIQVVMAANRAMHLNKVSKMMTKNVHTEILFSLSPTKNISESFRKFGLADTDRSVMVAITDDSDGSVFKSILPCVQGDLIDVAEVAGLSDIALIKKIYKITDAELTISSLCDAILSRISSKDIVIV